One window of the Cyanobium sp. AMD-g genome contains the following:
- a CDS encoding exodeoxyribonuclease V subunit gamma, which produces MLTVFRSNRAELLARVLATQLRLQPPDPFEQVQVVVNTWPTSRWLGEQLAEHLGGIAANLRFPFPGSHLRQLVEQLLAPADTGAGGGTPDPWRADQLVWPLLDLLPAVAAAPEGGPLRHWLAERGGGDQLELGHWQLGRAIADAFDDYALYRPELLGAWEAGQAIDASGRSLPATQCWQPLLYRSLRQALGQEPFGRRVQELVGRLRCGELSEEARGTPLRLFGLSSMAPIQVQLLQALSLHRSVDLYLLTPCRDLWQRCGERRRQLSDALALHQPLEAAWLLEAPGLEARFGRLGGEFQQLLEGTGEAQLGEEQEKDLFFAAASGTGPAPLLAQLQDQLADASRIPALQVDPQDRSLEFHACPGRLRQVQIVRDRLLQLLAADPSLEPRDILVMTPDINGFAPLVASVFGDRHATGVDLPWRLTDRSQEEGAGLGSTLLLLLELAGTRLTASGLETLLGCPPLLDRFGLEAREAARLVEALQEAGFRWGLDGQEKDGPCHSLAWAIDRLLLGLVLPVGVGLAPGDTAPWDGGVPLELSGRWLHLLGRLRHWLGELRRGGAVTTWVERLRRLIDDLFGEGGEAAGERPELMGAIDTWQTTAGSCPLALEAPVVAAVLRELLGAESGRFGHRSGALTISALEPMRAIPYRVIVLMGLEAGLFPRPGDRPAFHLMEGQRQLGDPHPADQDRYVLMEALLSARDHLLLSWSCRDDRTGASLPPSGPVGQWLQWLAGQVGPEAMARLQVEHAANPLDRRNFLPAAGREAPSCDRRLLEAVRHLSGDPPPPPAPLLGGPSPLEAPIDPDTDAFSDLRDWLAAPQTHWLRSLGLRPGEWDRRLDDLEALSLGERERSALLRGRLQRCDGDPGDAETGTAEDWLDWHRGEALLPPRAAGDLEAGLLQRRWSSLAAAMERLGPPRQVSHQWGPWQAPVAWRGETVVLVHTARARVGHRLELWLQLLLAAAAAGGATTAEAPARGVLIARDGDVFAPALEVRAPAPQAARDELERLAGLQRDWRRQGWPVPPETGWSYVLGERQRPGQGRIKAAGTWEGSSFHSGERERAEMEACFGARLPADALLTPELLELADALYSPLLAAEGGP; this is translated from the coding sequence TTGCTGACGGTCTTTCGCAGCAACCGGGCGGAACTGCTGGCACGCGTGCTGGCCACCCAGCTGCGCCTGCAGCCGCCCGATCCTTTCGAGCAGGTGCAGGTGGTGGTCAACACCTGGCCCACCAGCCGCTGGCTCGGGGAGCAGTTGGCCGAGCACCTGGGCGGTATCGCCGCCAACCTGCGCTTTCCTTTCCCGGGCAGCCATCTGCGCCAGCTGGTGGAGCAGTTGCTGGCCCCGGCGGACACCGGGGCCGGTGGCGGCACGCCCGATCCCTGGCGCGCCGACCAGCTGGTCTGGCCGCTGCTCGACCTGCTGCCGGCGGTGGCCGCTGCGCCGGAGGGGGGACCGCTGCGTCACTGGCTGGCGGAACGGGGCGGCGGCGACCAGCTGGAGCTGGGCCACTGGCAGCTGGGGCGCGCCATCGCCGATGCCTTCGATGACTACGCCCTCTACCGGCCGGAGCTGCTGGGCGCCTGGGAGGCGGGGCAGGCGATCGACGCCAGCGGCCGGTCCCTGCCAGCAACCCAATGCTGGCAGCCCCTGCTCTACCGCTCCCTGCGCCAGGCGCTGGGCCAGGAACCGTTCGGCCGCCGGGTGCAGGAGCTGGTCGGCCGGCTGCGGTGTGGCGAGCTCTCCGAAGAAGCACGCGGCACCCCCCTGCGGCTCTTCGGCCTCAGCAGCATGGCGCCGATCCAGGTGCAGCTGCTTCAGGCCCTGAGCCTGCATCGCTCGGTGGACCTCTACCTGCTCACCCCCTGCCGCGATCTCTGGCAACGCTGCGGTGAGCGCCGCCGCCAGCTCAGTGATGCCCTGGCCCTGCATCAGCCGCTCGAGGCCGCCTGGCTGCTGGAGGCCCCGGGCCTGGAAGCCCGCTTCGGCCGCCTGGGGGGGGAATTCCAGCAGCTGCTGGAGGGCACCGGCGAGGCCCAGCTGGGGGAGGAGCAGGAGAAGGATCTCTTCTTTGCGGCGGCCAGCGGCACCGGGCCGGCCCCCTTGCTGGCCCAGCTGCAGGACCAGCTGGCTGACGCCAGCCGGATTCCTGCCCTGCAGGTGGATCCGCAGGATCGCTCTCTGGAGTTCCATGCCTGCCCTGGCCGACTGCGGCAGGTGCAGATCGTGCGCGACCGCCTGCTGCAGCTGCTGGCGGCCGACCCCAGCCTTGAACCACGCGACATCCTGGTGATGACGCCGGACATCAACGGATTCGCCCCCCTGGTGGCTTCGGTGTTCGGCGATCGCCACGCCACGGGGGTGGACCTCCCCTGGCGACTGACCGACCGCAGCCAGGAGGAAGGTGCTGGTCTCGGCAGCACCTTGCTGCTGCTGCTGGAGCTCGCCGGCACCCGCCTGACCGCCTCCGGGCTGGAGACCCTGCTGGGTTGCCCGCCCCTGCTGGACCGTTTCGGCCTTGAGGCCAGGGAGGCGGCCCGCCTGGTGGAGGCCTTGCAGGAGGCGGGCTTCCGTTGGGGCCTCGACGGCCAGGAGAAGGACGGGCCCTGCCACAGCCTGGCCTGGGCGATCGACCGTCTGCTGCTCGGCCTGGTGCTGCCCGTGGGCGTGGGCCTGGCGCCGGGGGACACCGCCCCCTGGGACGGGGGCGTGCCCCTGGAACTGAGTGGACGCTGGCTGCATCTGCTTGGCCGTCTGCGCCACTGGCTGGGGGAGCTGCGTCGCGGCGGTGCTGTGACCACCTGGGTGGAACGGCTGCGCCGGCTGATCGACGACCTCTTCGGCGAAGGGGGCGAGGCCGCGGGCGAACGGCCGGAGCTGATGGGGGCGATCGACACCTGGCAGACCACCGCCGGCAGCTGTCCGCTGGCCCTGGAAGCCCCGGTGGTGGCGGCCGTGCTGCGGGAGCTGCTCGGGGCCGAAAGCGGCCGCTTCGGCCATCGCAGTGGCGCCCTGACGATCAGCGCCCTCGAACCGATGCGGGCCATCCCGTACCGGGTGATCGTGCTCATGGGGCTGGAGGCGGGCCTGTTTCCACGGCCGGGCGACCGTCCCGCCTTCCACCTGATGGAGGGCCAGCGCCAGCTCGGCGATCCCCACCCCGCCGACCAGGACCGCTATGTCCTGATGGAGGCCCTGCTCTCCGCCCGGGACCACCTGCTGCTCAGCTGGAGCTGCCGCGACGACCGGACCGGTGCCTCCCTGCCCCCCTCCGGCCCGGTGGGCCAGTGGCTGCAATGGCTGGCCGGCCAGGTGGGCCCTGAGGCCATGGCGCGTCTGCAGGTGGAGCACGCCGCCAACCCCCTCGACCGGCGCAACTTCCTGCCCGCCGCCGGACGGGAGGCCCCCAGTTGCGATCGGCGCCTGCTGGAGGCGGTGCGCCACCTCAGCGGTGATCCACCGCCGCCGCCGGCGCCCCTGCTGGGGGGGCCAAGCCCCCTGGAGGCCCCCATCGACCCAGACACCGACGCCTTCAGCGACCTGCGGGACTGGCTGGCGGCCCCCCAGACCCACTGGCTGCGATCCCTGGGCCTGCGGCCCGGCGAATGGGACCGGCGCCTCGACGACCTGGAGGCCCTGTCCCTGGGGGAGCGGGAGCGTTCCGCCCTGCTGCGGGGGAGGTTGCAGCGCTGCGACGGCGACCCCGGTGACGCAGAAACGGGCACGGCGGAAGACTGGCTCGACTGGCACCGCGGGGAGGCTCTGCTGCCCCCGAGGGCGGCGGGTGACCTGGAAGCGGGCCTGCTGCAACGACGCTGGTCGAGCCTGGCGGCGGCCATGGAGCGCCTCGGCCCCCCCAGGCAGGTCAGCCACCAGTGGGGCCCCTGGCAGGCCCCGGTCGCCTGGCGCGGCGAGACGGTGGTGCTGGTGCACACGGCCCGGGCCCGCGTCGGCCACCGGCTGGAGCTGTGGCTGCAGCTGCTGCTCGCAGCCGCCGCGGCCGGAGGCGCCACGACAGCCGAGGCTCCAGCCCGCGGCGTGCTGATCGCCCGCGATGGCGACGTCTTTGCCCCGGCCCTGGAGGTCAGGGCACCGGCACCCCAGGCCGCCCGCGACGAACTTGAACGGCTGGCCGGCCTGCAGCGCGACTGGCGCCGCCAGGGCTGGCCGGTGCCCCCGGAAACGGGCTGGAGCTACGTGCTGGGCGAGCGCCAGCGACCCGGCCAGGGGCGGATCAAGGCCGCCGGCACCTGGGAGGGTTCCAGCTTCCACAGCGGTGAGCGGGAACGGGCCGAGATGGAGGCCTGCTTCGGTGCCCGCCTGCCGGCGGACGCCCTGCTGACACCGGAGCTGCTGGAACTGGCTGACGCCCTGTACTCCCCCCTGCTGGCGGCGGAGGGGGGACCATGA
- a CDS encoding metallophosphoesterase, with protein MTFPDQRPPRHWVIGDVHGCADALQWLLAQLPPDDRLVFCGDVINRGSGIEASMELVWDLVRRGRAVWLKGNHERDLVTRLDHGLAPTSHPDLNGNDTFRQLGAARCRLWRDRLDQLPLAYWGQGWVATHAGFDPRTWQPDLNVRLAFWQAYDNRFGEVIVGHTPGPSLRRLGSIVLLDTGACYGGDLTAYCPETQETRQVSGRPATARHLPALVHGSALSCVL; from the coding sequence ATGACGTTCCCGGACCAACGTCCTCCGCGCCACTGGGTGATCGGGGATGTGCATGGCTGCGCGGACGCTTTGCAATGGCTGCTGGCCCAGCTGCCCCCTGACGACCGGCTGGTGTTCTGCGGCGATGTGATCAACCGCGGCTCCGGCATCGAAGCCTCCATGGAGCTGGTCTGGGACCTGGTGCGCCGCGGTCGCGCCGTGTGGCTCAAGGGCAACCATGAACGGGATCTGGTCACCCGGCTCGACCATGGCCTGGCCCCCACCAGCCACCCCGACCTGAACGGCAACGACACCTTCCGCCAGCTGGGAGCGGCCCGCTGCCGCCTCTGGCGCGACCGGCTCGACCAGCTGCCCCTCGCCTACTGGGGTCAGGGCTGGGTGGCCACCCATGCCGGCTTCGACCCGCGCACCTGGCAGCCCGACCTCAACGTCCGACTGGCCTTCTGGCAGGCCTACGACAACCGCTTCGGCGAGGTGATCGTCGGCCACACTCCCGGGCCCAGCCTACGCAGACTTGGATCGATCGTCCTGCTCGACACCGGTGCCTGCTACGGCGGAGACCTCACGGCCTACTGCCCCGAAACCCAGGAGACGCGACAGGTCAGCGGTCGACCTGCGACAGCCAGACACTTGCCCGCCCTCGTCCATGGCTCAGCCCTGAGCTGCGTCCTCTGA
- a CDS encoding MgPME-cyclase complex family protein: protein MTRYHFVAASRAFLLEEEPLEEVLRERVRNYAEKDKTIDFWLLERPAFLEAPELAAAVAAVPRPAAAVVSTDEKFITFMKLRLEFVALGSFEAPSSTIPDPLATLA from the coding sequence ATGACCCGCTACCACTTCGTCGCCGCCAGCCGCGCCTTCCTGCTCGAGGAGGAACCCCTGGAGGAAGTGCTGCGCGAACGCGTGCGCAACTACGCCGAGAAGGACAAGACCATCGACTTCTGGCTCCTGGAACGCCCCGCCTTCCTCGAAGCACCCGAGCTGGCCGCCGCCGTGGCTGCCGTCCCCCGGCCCGCCGCGGCGGTGGTGTCCACCGACGAGAAGTTCATCACGTTCATGAAGTTGCGTCTGGAGTTCGTGGCCCTGGGAAGCTTCGAGGCTCCCAGCAGCACCATCCCCGATCCGCTGGCCACCCTGGCCTGA
- a CDS encoding pyridoxine 5'-phosphate synthase produces MASLGVNIDHIANVRQARRTVEPDPVRFALLAELGGADGITVHLREDRRHIQDRDVELLRATVRTRLNLEMAATAEMEAIALRLRPDMVTLVPERREEVTTEGGLDVAGQVESLAPLVGRLMGAGIGVSLFVDPDDAQLEASRSCGARWVELHTGAYAEAAWEQQPLQLARISEATAIARGLGLRVNAGHGLTYHNVEPIAAIEAMEELNIGHTIVARALAVGLEEAVRQMRALVQNPRRDPLFGDRQP; encoded by the coding sequence ATGGCCAGCCTCGGGGTCAACATCGACCACATCGCCAACGTGCGGCAGGCCCGCCGCACCGTGGAGCCCGATCCGGTGCGCTTTGCCCTGCTGGCCGAGCTGGGCGGCGCCGACGGCATCACCGTGCATCTGCGGGAGGACCGGCGCCACATCCAGGACAGGGACGTTGAGCTGCTGCGGGCCACCGTGCGCACCCGTCTCAACCTCGAGATGGCCGCCACCGCTGAGATGGAGGCGATCGCCCTGCGCCTCCGCCCCGACATGGTGACCCTGGTGCCGGAGCGTCGCGAGGAGGTGACCACCGAGGGCGGCCTCGACGTTGCCGGGCAGGTGGAGAGCCTTGCTCCCCTGGTGGGGCGCCTGATGGGGGCAGGGATCGGCGTCAGCCTGTTCGTCGACCCCGATGACGCCCAGCTGGAGGCCAGCCGGAGCTGCGGGGCCCGCTGGGTGGAGCTCCACACCGGCGCCTATGCCGAGGCCGCCTGGGAGCAGCAGCCTCTCCAGCTGGCCAGGATCAGCGAAGCCACCGCCATCGCCCGGGGCCTCGGCCTGCGGGTGAACGCCGGCCATGGCCTCACTTATCACAATGTCGAGCCGATCGCCGCGATCGAGGCCATGGAGGAGCTCAACATCGGCCACACGATCGTGGCCCGCGCCCTGGCCGTCGGCCTCGAGGAAGCGGTGCGGCAGATGCGGGCGCTGGTGCAGAATCCCCGCCGCGACCCGCTGTTCGGCGACCGCCAGCCCTGA
- a CDS encoding 1-acyl-sn-glycerol-3-phosphate acyltransferase, with amino-acid sequence MAAQTPPGSGLCAAISPRESSLCGGISPWLSPLAMVVTIDLVLKGYFGELKVLDRENLPTEGAVLLAPTHRARWDALMLPWAAGRRITGRDCRFMVTADEMKGLQGWFLHRLGCFPVDQGRPTLTSLRFSVELLAAGQQLVVFPEGRIRREDGPIRVQQGLARLALLAASQGVDVPVVPVGIAYGHADPRPGDGAAICFGSPLRAAGQGRQAALAFGVEVAAGMESAEQAARAVVGRPIGSP; translated from the coding sequence TTGGCGGCGCAGACGCCCCCCGGATCAGGCCTTTGTGCGGCCATCAGCCCGCGGGAGAGCTCCCTGTGTGGCGGCATCAGCCCCTGGCTGTCGCCCCTGGCGATGGTGGTCACCATCGACCTGGTGCTGAAGGGTTACTTCGGCGAGCTGAAGGTGCTGGATCGCGAGAACCTGCCGACGGAGGGGGCGGTGCTGCTGGCCCCCACCCACCGGGCCCGCTGGGATGCCCTGATGCTTCCCTGGGCCGCCGGCCGCCGCATCACCGGTCGCGACTGCCGCTTCATGGTCACGGCAGATGAAATGAAGGGACTGCAGGGGTGGTTCCTGCACCGCCTCGGCTGTTTCCCGGTCGACCAGGGCCGCCCCACCCTGACCAGCCTGCGTTTTTCCGTGGAGTTGCTCGCCGCAGGCCAGCAACTGGTGGTGTTTCCCGAGGGCCGCATCCGGCGCGAAGACGGCCCCATCCGTGTGCAACAGGGGCTGGCCCGCCTGGCCCTTCTGGCTGCCAGCCAGGGCGTGGATGTGCCAGTGGTGCCGGTGGGCATCGCCTATGGCCACGCCGATCCACGACCCGGCGATGGGGCCGCCATTTGCTTCGGCTCCCCGTTGCGGGCGGCGGGCCAGGGTCGTCAGGCGGCCCTGGCCTTCGGCGTCGAGGTCGCTGCGGGGATGGAGTCGGCCGAGCAAGCGGCCCGCGCCGTGGTGGGGCGTCCGATCGGCTCCCCGTAA